The DNA window ATAACTTGCATGACCATACTTACGGTCACGAGTTAAACCAGGAAAATCGGCAACTAACGCGTCGCGAGTACGAGTTAATCGGTTAAACAGTGTAGACTTACCAACATTAGGTCGCCCTACCAGAGCGATCACAGGAAGCATATACAACCCCTTCAATAAACAACAAAAGGCTTCGCAATGCGAAGCCTCAAAAAACCATTCGGATTATTCCGGATTAAGGCTTGGCGATTGCGCTTATCTCGCCATCACGGGTGATAACAATTAACTTATCGTCCGCTTGAATTGGTTCAACATAAAAACCTGAACCATCAAATTCTGCTCGAGCAACGAGTTCACCCGTTGTTCGGTTCAACCAATGTAGATTACCTTCTTGGTCACCAAGCGCTAAATAGTCACCTAACACGCCTGGTCCCGTTAAATACCAACCACGTAGCGCTGATTGACTCCAACGTTCAATACCCGAATCTTTATCGAGTGCGTAAACCACACCGTCACTATCCACAAGGTAAATCGTTTGACCTTCGATGGTCATTTCACGGTAGCTACTGTATTCACGTTTCCACACCACATTGCCGGTACGTAAGTCCAGTGCCGCTAAGTTGCCATTATAGGCTATTGAGTAAACATATGCGCCACTAACCAGTGGTTTTGTGTCAACATCAACTAAACGTTCAAACTCTGACGCGCCTTTTGCCACAGCAACATCTGCACTCCATGCTGCAAAACCTGAGTTCGCAATCAAGACAGATAAACGACCCGTTTCTTCGCCAACCAACACACCGCCCGCGGCAACGTTTGGTGAACTGAGGCCGCGTAAGGTCAATGCTGGCATCTCTTGTTCATACGTCCAACGTTCTTCGCCCGTATCTGGATGTAAAGCAAGTAACTTACCTGAACCTAGATTGACATAGATAAGGCCCTCGCCAGCCGCTGGTGTAGATAGCGCTTCACCTGGCACCGATTTACGCCATAACACCTCACCCGTTTCTCTATCAAGCGCGATAACCGAACCGTGTTCAGAGCCGATGTAAAGCTTGCCAAACGCCTGCAAAATGCCGCCTGACAATTTTGCACCTTCACCGCCTTGCCATGGCCAAATTGAACTGTTTTCACGCACATCAGTGCGCCATAAACGCTTACCATCCGCTAATGCGAATGCGGAAACAATACCATCGCGAGAGGCCGCATATACGGTGTCTTTATAAACAGCTGGCGTTAGGCGCGAGAAATAATGCTCTACGCCATTGCCGACACTTTCTTGCCAAACGACTTGCGTTTTGAACTGGTTATTAATGTCAGGTAACACCAATTCTTCTTCATCTTTCGATGTACAACCTGCTAATAAAGCAGAGCCACAGAGCGCAAGTACAGCTAGACTGAACTTCTTCATCCTCACTCCTTAGTTTGCAGCTTGAGCGAGATTGTCTAACTTCGTTTGTAGGGTTGGGTTATTGTCCAAACCACCTTTATCAACCGCTTGTTGGTATGCTGCGCGCGCCGCGGCTTCATCACCCAAAGACAGTTTAATATCACCTTTGATTTCCGCTACTTGAGCCGCGAAACCCTCTGGCATTTTTTTCTCAAGCGTTGCAAAAGCAACATCCGCTTGACCAAGGGCCGCCTGAACTCGGGCTAAGCGAAGCAATGCGGTTGCCTTAAGCTCTTCATTTTTCACGTTTTCAGCTGCCCAAGTTAATTTCTCAGCTGCTTTGTCCAGTTGTTTTTGTTCAACGGCTTCTTTCGCCGCGACAAATGCAGCTAACACCGCGTAATTTGAACCCGAATTGTCCGCAATGAACGCGTCGCTTTTTGCCAAAGCGTCTTCTGACTCAACGAATGTGTTGAACGCATTAGATGCTTTGTCTGCCACATCGATTTGATGCGCATTATAGGCTTTCCAGCCATAAAGGCCGCCCAGACCTAAGACAATACCCAGCGCAAGTGAAACACCATTTTCACGGAAAAATCGTTTTATTGCTTCGGCTTGTTGTTCTTCTGTTGAATAAATTTCCATGCTTACCTCTTATGCAATCAAGTCCGCTAGAAGTGTTTTAACTTCGTTTATAGAAAGCGTAACTTGTTCTTTTTCTTCGCGCAGATACTTAACTGTAACCACACCTTGTGCTAACTCGTCTTCCCCAAAAATCAGAGCGACGAGTGCACCGCTTTTATCTGCACGCTTAAATTGTTTTTTAAAGTTGCCACCGCCCGCGTGAACCATGACGCGAAGCCCAGCCACAGACGTACGCAGTTCTTCTGCTATCACTGGCGCGGCAATACTCGCTTTATCGCCCATTGCTGCTACATAAACATCAACATCACGTCGAAGTTCACCAACACATTCCAATGCTTGAAGAAGTAAAACTAAACGCTCCATCCCCATCGCGAAACCAACCGCTGGCGTTGCTTTGCCACCCAGTTGCTCAACGAGACCATCGTAACGAC is part of the Pseudoalteromonas xiamenensis genome and encodes:
- the bamB gene encoding outer membrane protein assembly factor BamB; this encodes MKKFSLAVLALCGSALLAGCTSKDEEELVLPDINNQFKTQVVWQESVGNGVEHYFSRLTPAVYKDTVYAASRDGIVSAFALADGKRLWRTDVRENSSIWPWQGGEGAKLSGGILQAFGKLYIGSEHGSVIALDRETGEVLWRKSVPGEALSTPAAGEGLIYVNLGSGKLLALHPDTGEERWTYEQEMPALTLRGLSSPNVAAGGVLVGEETGRLSVLIANSGFAAWSADVAVAKGASEFERLVDVDTKPLVSGAYVYSIAYNGNLAALDLRTGNVVWKREYSSYREMTIEGQTIYLVDSDGVVYALDKDSGIERWSQSALRGWYLTGPGVLGDYLALGDQEGNLHWLNRTTGELVARAEFDGSGFYVEPIQADDKLIVITRDGEISAIAKP
- a CDS encoding YfgM family protein, which produces MEIYSTEEQQAEAIKRFFRENGVSLALGIVLGLGGLYGWKAYNAHQIDVADKASNAFNTFVESEDALAKSDAFIADNSGSNYAVLAAFVAAKEAVEQKQLDKAAEKLTWAAENVKNEELKATALLRLARVQAALGQADVAFATLEKKMPEGFAAQVAEIKGDIKLSLGDEAAARAAYQQAVDKGGLDNNPTLQTKLDNLAQAAN